TTAGTAGACGTGGATCTGGGCCTGTCAGCCTATGCCAATGCCAAAAAGTAGGTTTTGATTCAAGTCTATAGTTAAAGAAAGACTTGTGGGTTGTTTCTTATTTGATGGGTTTCATTTTCTGCTATATTAGGTACTATGACTACAAAAGGAGTGCTGAAAAGAAGGAACGGAAAACTATTGAAGCTGCTGGCAAAGTGAGGACGCTGTTTTATTCTACTGAGTCACCCAACCATCATTGTTTATTCTGTACTTGAATACAGATTTAATGGTTTTATTCTATATTTGTGTTGTTTAAGGCAATGAAATctgcagagaaaaaaacacagcaaacacTAAAAGAGGTGCAGACGGTGACCACCATTCAGAAGGCCAGGAAAGTTTACTGGTAAGTTACACTTTACAACAGGACATTTTGCAACACAGTGAACCAGTTAAGAGCTCATTTATTGATATAATTCCTTATTGAGTTAGTCTACAGTATGTGCAACCATTGGCTAATGCATAATAACAGCCGCCACGCTAATGTGTACAGTAGTTAAGTGTTAAAACTTTGATCTTTAATATGTGTAAAGAAATGTAAGTTCAAAAGGTGTTGCAGTCTGTTTTTATGCTGGAGGCTGGTCGTTTGTTGACTAGTTAACGCcatttctttttaattatttatttatttaattgtgcTAGACAAATATTGTGACAGTggtaagaaaaacaacaaaacaaaaaaagttcataagacagacattaagcaaaacaaagacagGTCCAAACAGAGGGCTATTTACAGGTGCATTTGTGTGCATTTATATGTGTGATTATGTATGATTATTTTGTGTAAATTGGGCATATTCAGttggagacagaagagggaatgaaaacCAAATTGACAGTCTAATAAGTAAAAGGGTCAAAGGATGCGAGTATACAAAAGCGAGAAATCAGTAAAGGGTTTTAAACAATAGTACAGAAAGAAGCTTaagggaaaaaagaaaggaaggaaaaaggaaaaggagagaaaaacaacaaacagctAAATCAATAAccccaaatacaataatagttaccaccttttctttctttttcctcctctcctcccctctttctcctcctttttcttattATCATTACCATTATCATCACTTTAATTTTCTAGATTTCTATAATATATATtaatttacttttgtttttggcGGTGGTAAGGCCAGGGACTTGTAGTCCCTATCTAACTGCATTTTTAAGATAACGGTTGCTAACACTGGTAATGAGGGACTCAGGAGTAAGCGTTTGCATATTTTCAGAAAACCCTCTTGAAGTCCTTTACAATTAAATTAGTGTACAGGCTGTTACCATGGATGCAAGAATGATTTCATGTAGAATATATCTTATCACCTGTCctctcagtgtgtgttttttagtaaaaTGCAATAACATTCATTCATACAGCCAGTACTGTTTATACTGGGATCCTCTCTACCTGTTCAAGAGCCTACAGGAGTATTTATAGAAGGGGTTATTTTACAGCACATCACACTTTAAactgttttcatatttttttctcaaatgaCACTTGATGCTGACTTTGATTTGTGATAATATTGAATTATACATTTGTGTCAAAAGTTTTTGGAATGACACAAGTTTCGTTTTTTGCAAAGtttgctacattttttttttctctttttaatttcCACATGTTTCTGGGGTACAGTGAAGAATAATTACAAGCATAATGTAGCCtaggtttaaaaaaaactgaatgacAAGAAAACCACAtttaagaaaataatccatttgtgtcatttctaAAACCTTTGGCCACGAGTGTGCAACATGACTATATTATGTTTGTAGTAATTAGTTGACCCATTGCCTTTCTCTTTACATTCACTCACCagttgtgcttttgtttttacCGTTAAAATCTGGGATAAACCTGGACTTTACAGCCCCTCTTGGTCTTTCTACATCCATCCTTTTCCACTCAAAATTTCCAGCGATGCTCATTATTCTGTTCTCCCAGGGAAGCATACATTGATTTCCATCCTGCAGTGCCATGGCTATAGACACGTAGTTTTAGAACAGATGatcaaacatgacaaactgtgagccTTTATTTCTCATACCTTTCTCGTCCCCGTTGGCAGGTTTGAAAAGTTTTTATGGTTCATCAGCTCAGAAAATTATCTGATCATCGCAGGACGGGACCAACAGCAGAACGAGATGATTGTCAAACGCTACCTGCGTGCTggtattaaataaaattaaacccaCATTCTTACCATACAAAGACATATTATTTCAAACCGTAGCTCATCTCAGGATTTCTGTACATCTCTGTTAGGTGATGTATATGTCCATGCAGATCTCCATGGAGCAACAAGCTGTGTCATCAAAAACCCCTCAGGTAAACCACATGCCTCCTCCTCTATCACTCTGATCAGTTTACAATATTACtggtctataattttttttttttttttttttagaaattatctgcttaagagattaaatatgctaaatgtcatgtattttaataagattagttagaaacaaatgacaaaagtgctggtttgctgatgttttcaatgtatatgatgaagtgttaggACACATATGTATTggtttttgtacatttatacaataaatttatacatcttccactagatagaacctgtaaagtgaatgtgttgtcatggcagacagtgttttgaagtagatctgggacaaatattcctttggggTAAAACCTATTCTCtctttaattcttgaatttcacattttgacccaagattgtatcttggaaactttagccaaccagcatttttgacttgatttttctttatcagtgatgCACACGtgataaaatttcactacttttattctggaagcattttacttgtagaccagtgtttcctTTTTCACTGACCTTTAcatttctctccctccctccacctCCTCATTCCCCAGGTGATCCTATTCCTCCACGTACCCTGACAGAGGCTGGTACTATGGCCGTGTGCTACAGCGCCGCCTGGGACGCCAAGATCATCACCAGCGCTTGGTGGGTCCATCATCATCAGGTGGGTCTTCAGCTTCTACAACTGGATGTCTGTCAGGATCTTTCCCgcccccccaaaagggaggcaaggggtattgtttttggtttggtttgtttctttgtttgattgttaacactttagccgcaaaactattggttgaattcataccaaactgtgtttatagcttgccagtgacccagaatagatgtcattacattttgggaaaagttggtcaaaatgcaaattttttacgaatttttaaaatcttttttccccatttacttataatggacaaaatttcacatgtctataaaaacatcaattttgtttcattttacttcaaacttggcacatatatagaggcaattgatatgctgacgtcagcacatgcatagacatgatgacatcagctggatcgatgctaaaataagatacaatacatgcgaggggtagggtttgttgtgcctggcaccacttgtttttatgttggggAAATTTATTTTGATTTGCATGTTTTATATCCTCCTAATattcaggaaagtaaaagttcgggttttttttttacataaagtaaTTGTCTTGATTTAAAACAGCATGATGCAGAagtttttttagatacatttttgtCCCTTGCAGtagacagcgttttttttttttttttttgaagtactACAGAGggcaaaaatacattgctgggtctgaaGAGGATGTGGTAAGAACATTGGTCTGAGGTATGTGTGAAATCTCAGGTTGTGATCAAACACAGACAGCGTAGAAAGTTACGACTGTACAGTGTGACTGAGAATAGGAGATATGCTTATGCTTAACCTTAGAGAGACTTCTAGTGCATGTTAGGATCTGTTTTGACTAAGGGGACCCTTGTCTCCTTACATCCTATGCTATAGTTTTACTATATAGTCAATAAGCCACACTTCACTGTGAAGCAGCATCTGGTTTGAAGACGAAATTATCTTCAGGATATGTCTTATGTTGATCTTTTGACCTCACCTTGTTTGTTTTCTATTATAAGAACAGCTTTGACTTGTAACCACTTTGAGTTTTGACTTGTTAATCATTGTTGTGATTCACAGCTCTTTTCTCCTTCTTAACTTAATTTGCATCCTGGTTTTGAGTGATACTTGTGAATTTGTTCAAAGTTGACATAAATAATTCACTTTGCTCACCTGTTCATCAGCTTGCTGCTGATGGTGTCACACTCCTattatgtctgtgtttgtacAGGTGTCTAAGACAGCTCCCACTGGTGAATACCTGACCACTGGAAGTTTCATGATCAGAGGTATGACAAGTCCCACTTCTTCCACTGTACCCCATGAGACCTTATCtcagaaaaaatattatttccaGACAAATAAGTTTTGAATTATTCCACTATTTATACATATGTTTCCTTATGATATAATAGAATTTGACATGTCCAGATAATTGAAGTTTATGGTAAAGATAGTAAAGTTTGTGTGAAATGCCTCAGTGAACTGTGTCTCTGATATCATGTGAAACGCATCAGCAACACCAAACCAGCCAGTACCTCGATAAATTTGCCATTAGTCTTTGAGAACCAGGTGAAAAAGTATTGAATGTGCTGATAATCATTACGGTTTGATCATGTTCAAGTTGTTCAGAAACATTTAGTGAGTGAACAGACTGGAGAAAAGTGCAATAACATCACTTCACAACTTTTGGGTGTGTAGTTtttctatttacatatttttacagtttgatatttcaacagttttagaacaaactgatttttttttttttgtaaaattgtcTTAGATTAACAAATATATGTGTGAATGAGGGCATAATTCAAACAAATTACATCATAACTTAGTCTTTGTATAATTTATTATCTTCTAAATAAAGTCCCATGTGCATAAATAGAAAATGCTGGCTTACATTTTTTATGCCTTCAGAGTCAGTGTCCTTGTCTAATTTTATATATCATTTCCTTCAGGGAAGAAAAACTTTCTGCCCCCTTCTTATTTGATTATGGGTTTTGGCTTCCTCTTCAAGGTAACAATCATCATGTGCTTTTTCCTTTGTTACTCAATCACATCCTCAACATAGTAAAGTTTCGTGGTCATTTCCTTGCAGGTGGACGAGCAGAGTGTGTTTCGGCACCGAGGGGAGCGTAAGGTGAAGACGGTGGAGGAAGACATCAACGAGGTCACATCCAGAACCGCTGAGCTtttggaggagggagaggagctgATAGGTCGAGTACATGGATACTGGCATCTAAAAGCGATTTACTACTACATTAAAGGGTCTCGTAACAGTTTTTGATACTTTTGTAGGTGACGACAGCAGTAACGAAGGAGAGGACAAAGATTTGGAGAACAAGGAGACTGGAAACATAAAAGAGGAAAACAAGGCAGATGATGGGGCGAGTGGAGACGTTGCTGTTGTTCATGAGGAGGCTGTGGCCGATGCGAGGGTGTCGTCGTCAGATCAGAGTAGTAAGGAGCTGGAGGACGAACATGAGGAAGACAAGGACACGAAGAGCGCTGAGAGTGATGAATTCAGTTTTCCTGATACTACCATCTCCCTCTCACATTTACAGCccagcaggtaaaaaaaaaaacacaaaaaaaacccacagacaCTACAAACATCCTatacaatccataaaatacaacatGATGTCTGTATTCATTTTTAGGAATATTCAGAACTCTGGCTTTAAAAAGGAAGCAGCCCCTCAGGTAGTCAATGTTATAGATGAGCACATGACAGTAGTTTGATTAAAGCTCTGTAATGATTTTAATCTGACTGACTTTCTCCTCAGGCTGACATGGACACTCAAGGGAAGAAACACATGACTGCCAAGCAAAGACGGTGAGTGAGCGGAACATAAATGTGACCAGTCATGGATGAACACCGGGAAcctctttgcattagtttttaataACTGTGCTCAGCTAAGTTAATGTTCAGCAATTAGATGTGCATCGCTTTGACTGGAAATGCATTTTCTGAATTTCTGTACAAAAATTATGTCCAATTATGTGCATCTCTTTTTGGAAAATCTGAAGATTCCCTGTGTGCAGGAACCCTGAAACCCCAGAAcagtcaatgagcctgtttacatgaccataaaagtctgataactctgagtaatcagataattgtaatagttGAATCTGACGTATTTACacgcacttcagaaatgtgataatcgaaaAACAACAAACCTCCTAAATCACTtttgttttctacatttttttttgtacgcatgtatgatgtaaaataattaaataaatcaaaCAGGTATGCATGCATGAAGACACTGGGGTATTGGGTAGAAATCCAGgtttgttaatctgatttctcataatcagattactgatgTTATCTGATAAATCCtgtcagattatgctgtttacatgatcacttgaataatctgataactctagAAATCGGATAATAATTGGAGTATTAGTGTGCGTGTAAACAGGTTCAGTGTTACCACTTCTTTTATTtagtctttatgttgttttttgctgttagagaggaaaaaaagaaaaagcagaaacAAGACGTCTGTGAAGCTGAAGAGAAGAGTGAGATTTCAACCAGTGCCTCAGCAGTGGACCAAGGACCTAAAAGTGGAGGAGGACCCACCCAGCAGCCACTGAAGAGAGGCCAAAAGGTAAGAAAACACTGGGGTTTGGTTCTGCATTACatggaattaaaatgattttagtaTCTTCTTCTATTTACAATTAAAATCTATGGTGGTGTATCAGGGCCATTAttggttgaaaaaaataaaagtacaggTTAATAAGGAGCTAAtattgagggggaaaaaagatttaaatggCAAATTTATAAGATAAATATACAAATTCATAAGTATGAGAAATTTGAGAAATATGACTTGACAAGCTCTTTTCATGCTATTTTCTTTCTGCCCTGATAAATATACAGTGTATAATGTGCATGAAATGTATTTATATGAAAATGACATGATCACTGTTATTCACGTGTCATTTTGTGTGTCTCTTCAGAACAAATTAAAGAAGATAAAAGAGAAATACAAAGACCAGGATGAAGAGGACAGAGAGCTCATGATGCAGCTGCTGGGGGTGAGGaggatttttatgtttttgtatttcaGTAAAAACATGAGCCCGGTGAATAATTCTGCTACCGTTTTCTTTTCCTTCAGTCGGCTGGCTCCAataaggaggagaaggaaaagggaaagaaaggaaagaagggGAAAGATGAACCTGTGAGGAAACCAGCCACTCAGAAACAACCTCAAAAACCTCGCAACGTGAACGCTGCTGCTAAAAAAACtgagcagactggaggaggaggaggggaggacgaAGAGGAGAAGCAGCCTGGACAGGAGGGAGCTTCTGCAGAACAGGAGGACAAGGTGGGGGAGGCTTCTAATACAACCTATACATCTAAGTGTGGACTGGAGTCATTATCTCTTTAACTAAAAACCAAGAACAgataaaacaaacactggctaCAATGAGGGGACTGAATATATTCCACAAGATAGTTTTGTTCAACTTCTTTAGGTGTGAAGTAATTTGTAAATATGATGTACAGCAGGGTTAATGTCTAAAAAAACATTACTGTGGCTTTGACAAACTAAGACATCACAGTGTAAAAAGTTACAAAGATGAGAAATACCTGATTCacctatatcaggggtgtcaaacatatgtcccatgggccaaaatcagcccaccagaagttccagtctggcccatgggatgaatttgcaaagtgcaaaactgaCATTGAAGGTGTTTTAAtggtcaagggtgtcaaagtcatttagttcagggggccaCATGTAGCCctgtttgatctcaagtggctccgaccaataaaataatagcataataatgtataaacaatgacaaaccccaaaatgttaatattatatatgttatgttactaaatattttgtgcctttttagatccactgtagtctgtaatgcagatgtataaatgataggctgaggcataatattattaaaactgcagatTGTTAGTGGGTGTTCACAGgaatcacatttttgtgaaataaaaggacagtttgtagatgtaaacattttcattatctaattttactttttttgcactaaaacagaaaaactggGAGTTGACATAAGTTAATTTGTTATTGaactgtatgtggctcctgaacaaaaatgactctTACATCCCTGATTTAGATCTAGTAAACATCTAATTCTTCTGTAACAGGCTGTTCAGTTTTTTAAGACACATGTTCCTCATTGATGTTTTGCAGGAGGAGGACGCAGACCAGGACAACCCTGGAGCAGAGGTAAGATTTCAGTTCACCTGTTTAACTCTGTAAACAGACTGTCATAAGACAATAATCAGTTTGACTCATTGGTTTCGGTGCTTTTTAATAACTGATTTGAACTTCCTCATATGTTTCTAAGTGactgtttttcttttatgttgCTCAGGAAGCTGAAACTCTGCTCAGCTCTTTGACTGGACAGCCTCATCCTGAAGATGTGCTGCTGTTTGCTGTGCCAGTTTGTGCTCCATATACTGCACTTTCCAACTACAAGTATGTTCTAGAATTATCTTCTCTTCTGCCTGTTATcgctatacacacacacgcaataACGTAAAGCATGACGGAGCCACTATTTTTCTGC
This portion of the Sphaeramia orbicularis chromosome 22, fSphaOr1.1, whole genome shotgun sequence genome encodes:
- the nemf gene encoding ribosome quality control complex subunit NEMF; amino-acid sequence: MKTRFTTVDIRAVIAEINANYIGMRVNNVYDIDNKTYLIRLQKPDSKAVLLIESGTRIHSTDFEWPKNMMPSGFAMKCRKHLKTRRLVGVKQLGIDRIVDIQFGSDEAAYHLIIELYDRGNIILADHEYTILNLLRFRTAEAEDVKIAVRERYPIENARPPEPLISLERLTEILSQASNGEQLKRVLNPHLPYGATLIEHCLIEAGIPGSAKVDSQADAAQVAPTILKALEMAEVYMEKTENFSGKGYIIQKIEKKPSLIPDKPSEELLTYDEFHPFLFAQNAKSPYLEFDSFDKAVDEFFSKMESQKIDMKALQQEKQALKKLENVKKDHEQRLEALHQAQEVDRIKGELVEMNLPIVERALQVVRSALANQVDWTEIGVIVKEAQDAGDPVACAIKELKLQTNHITMLLKNPYISEEDQEEGEEKDEEQKGKKGKNKDKGQNKKPQRNKPVLVDVDLGLSAYANAKKYYDYKRSAEKKERKTIEAAGKAMKSAEKKTQQTLKEVQTVTTIQKARKVYWFEKFLWFISSENYLIIAGRDQQQNEMIVKRYLRAGDVYVHADLHGATSCVIKNPSGDPIPPRTLTEAGTMAVCYSAAWDAKIITSAWWVHHHQVSKTAPTGEYLTTGSFMIRGKKNFLPPSYLIMGFGFLFKVDEQSVFRHRGERKVKTVEEDINEVTSRTAELLEEGEELIGDDSSNEGEDKDLENKETGNIKEENKADDGASGDVAVVHEEAVADARVSSSDQSSKELEDEHEEDKDTKSAESDEFSFPDTTISLSHLQPSRNIQNSGFKKEAAPQADMDTQGKKHMTAKQRREEKKKKQKQDVCEAEEKSEISTSASAVDQGPKSGGGPTQQPLKRGQKNKLKKIKEKYKDQDEEDRELMMQLLGSAGSNKEEKEKGKKGKKGKDEPVRKPATQKQPQKPRNVNAAAKKTEQTGGGGGEDEEEKQPGQEGASAEQEDKEEDADQDNPGAEEAETLLSSLTGQPHPEDVLLFAVPVCAPYTALSNYKHKVKLTPGTQKKGKAARTAVFSFMKAKEASTREKDLFRSVKDTDLSRNVPGKVKVSAPNLLAVKKK